Proteins from a genomic interval of Stenotrophomonas maltophilia:
- a CDS encoding SIS domain-containing protein, with protein sequence MDVTLLSDVSAWQRLGGADTATEIAQQPVLWDALAQDLSRARDRLQAFLGDSLNDPNQRVLFTGAGSSGFIAEMVADAINAQWPAEVRVVHTTSLLTHPALYLQRDRPTLLVSFGRSGSSPESVAAVDRVRSDVDDARFLDITCNADGELARRGAGRADTCTLLMPSASCDRAFAMTSSLTCMLLAALTVFDRSPWDARVARLKQIAALAREGLTQWDAPVAALAQRPFNRIIYLGSGPLEALARECALKVLELTAGRVLALANTPLGFRHGPKSTLDGNTLVVVLRSVQPLARRYEQDLLEELRRDGVAGQVLAIGPHSDIGADDEYTLVVPPLHTAFDDPWLAPVWLGFAQLFALQRSTALGLTPDNPFPDGTVNRVVKGVTIHHG encoded by the coding sequence ATGGACGTCACCCTGCTTTCCGATGTGTCCGCCTGGCAGCGCCTTGGCGGAGCCGATACCGCTACCGAAATCGCCCAGCAGCCAGTGCTGTGGGACGCCCTCGCACAGGACCTGTCGCGTGCACGCGACCGCCTGCAGGCCTTCCTCGGCGACAGCCTCAACGATCCCAACCAGCGCGTGCTGTTCACCGGCGCCGGCAGCTCCGGCTTCATCGCCGAAATGGTGGCCGACGCGATCAATGCGCAGTGGCCGGCCGAGGTGCGCGTGGTGCACACCACCAGCCTGCTGACCCACCCGGCGCTTTACCTGCAGCGCGACCGCCCGACCCTGCTGGTCTCGTTCGGCCGCAGCGGTTCCAGCCCGGAAAGCGTGGCCGCGGTGGACCGCGTGCGCAGCGATGTGGATGACGCGCGCTTCCTCGACATCACCTGCAACGCCGATGGCGAACTGGCCCGCCGTGGCGCCGGCCGTGCCGATACCTGCACCCTGCTGATGCCGTCGGCCAGCTGCGACCGCGCCTTCGCCATGACCAGCAGCCTGACCTGCATGCTGCTGGCCGCGCTGACCGTGTTCGATCGTTCGCCGTGGGATGCGCGCGTGGCGCGGCTGAAGCAGATCGCCGCGCTGGCCCGCGAAGGCCTGACGCAGTGGGATGCACCGGTGGCGGCGCTGGCGCAGCGCCCGTTCAACCGCATCATCTACCTCGGCAGCGGCCCGCTGGAAGCACTGGCACGCGAGTGCGCGCTGAAGGTGCTGGAGCTGACCGCTGGCCGCGTGCTGGCGCTGGCCAACACGCCGCTGGGCTTCCGTCATGGCCCGAAGTCGACGCTGGATGGCAACACCCTGGTGGTGGTGCTGCGCAGCGTGCAGCCACTGGCGCGGCGCTACGAACAGGACCTGCTGGAAGAACTGCGCCGCGATGGCGTGGCCGGCCAGGTGCTGGCGATCGGCCCGCACTCGGATATCGGCGCCGATGACGAGTACACCCTTGTGGTGCCGCCGCTTCACACTGCATTCGACGACCCGTGGCTGGCGCCGGTGTGGCTGGGCTTCGCGCAGCTGTTCGCGCTGCAGCGCTCGACCGCGCTCGGCCTGACCCCGGACAACCCGTTCCCGGACGGCACCGTCAACCGCGTCGTCAAGGGCGTCACCATCCACCATGGCTGA
- a CDS encoding TIM-barrel domain-containing protein, with protein sequence MENCVRRSPLLLALLPALLLVATSAQAEPVGNLRSVSASASRDGVQGWDLQTDSGARIRIELPATDIIRVQAGRKGTLTGAGDKAAPIVLPQPKADVQAQLEEDAQEIRVRTAALVLHVQRQPLRLRLERLDNGQPTALWQELQPLDLDATQSVQVLSSQADEGYFGGGQQNGRYQFKGRELEVSYSGGWEEGDRPSPAPMLLSSRGWGMLRNTWSDGSYDLREADQATLLHREDRFDAYYFVGADLPKLIERYTQLTGRPNMVARWALSYGDADCYNDGDNSKKPGTVPEGWSDGPTGTTPDVIDSVAKQYRANDMPGGWILPNDGYGCGYKQLPETVKGLAGYGFRTGLWTENGVDKIAWEVGKAGSRVQKLDVAWTGKGYQFAMDANRQAFNGILDNSDSRPFLWTVMGWAGIQRYAVAWTGDQSSSWDYIRWHVPTLVGSGLSGMAYASGDVDAIFGGSAETFTRDLQWKAFTPVLMGMSGWSSNARKHPWWYDEPYRSINRDYLKLKMRLTPYMYGLVHEAAQTGAPPVRGLMWDNPRDPHAQDETYKYQFLLGRDLLVAPVYRSQAASRGWRRDIHLPAGGWIDYWDGRRVQAAADGRQLDRQVDLATLPVFVRAGAILPMYPSMLFDGEKPLDEVTFDLYPQGDSQYTLYEDDGNTRRYQQGESSTQQIRVQAPAQGSGPVQVQIDAVQGQYNGQLAQRRYGLRVLSRQAPRAVQAGGRALPALADAAAFNGAAEGWYFDAAERRGTLHVRTATQDIRQPLQLALDFAVAAAAADDAYPAAPVLGRELPADSLLVVNRPAEEPGHALENAFDDDPGTWFRSVRNQAVRTGAHEWVVGFGERRMIDGIDIAPRNDKNWKHGQVRDYEVYLGDSNGEWGEPIARGRLQLKEGVQRIDFPAHAGRLLRFRVLSVQNPEGDGASSTDPMVTAAQGSARAFDALQPRDVGPIALSTFHILEHQEPERPARQRYLSELPVPAALASQVRTDQSFRGDAGMRMNGLQFRRGLGVGATSRIDLRLQGGWHLLRADLGIDDACRTAGGLQFQVWGDNRLLYDSGLVKAPGVVKPELDIRGLSTLSLRTLGAQGSQPAQVCANWANAVLIGQEGDSASIVAP encoded by the coding sequence GTGGAAAACTGCGTTCGTCGCTCGCCGCTGCTGCTGGCCCTGCTGCCAGCATTGCTGCTGGTTGCGACATCGGCCCAGGCCGAGCCGGTCGGCAACCTGCGTTCGGTCAGCGCCAGCGCCAGCCGTGACGGCGTGCAGGGCTGGGACCTGCAGACCGACAGCGGCGCGCGCATCCGCATCGAACTGCCCGCCACCGACATCATCCGCGTGCAGGCTGGCCGCAAGGGCACCCTGACCGGTGCCGGCGACAAGGCCGCGCCCATCGTGCTGCCGCAGCCCAAGGCAGACGTGCAGGCGCAGCTGGAAGAGGACGCACAGGAAATCCGCGTGCGTACCGCTGCGCTGGTGCTGCACGTGCAGCGCCAGCCGCTGCGCCTGCGCCTGGAGCGGCTGGACAACGGCCAGCCCACCGCGCTGTGGCAGGAACTGCAGCCGCTGGATCTGGATGCGACGCAGAGCGTGCAGGTGCTTTCTTCGCAGGCTGATGAAGGCTACTTCGGCGGCGGCCAGCAGAACGGCCGTTACCAGTTCAAGGGCCGCGAGCTGGAGGTGTCCTACTCCGGCGGCTGGGAAGAGGGCGATCGCCCCAGCCCGGCGCCGATGCTGCTCAGCAGCCGCGGCTGGGGCATGCTGCGCAACACCTGGAGCGATGGCAGCTACGATCTGCGCGAGGCCGACCAGGCCACGCTGCTGCATCGCGAAGACCGCTTCGATGCGTACTACTTCGTGGGCGCCGACCTGCCGAAACTGATCGAGCGCTACACCCAGCTGACCGGCCGCCCGAACATGGTCGCGCGCTGGGCGCTGTCCTACGGCGATGCCGATTGCTACAACGACGGCGACAACAGCAAGAAGCCCGGCACCGTACCTGAGGGCTGGAGCGACGGCCCGACCGGCACCACGCCCGATGTGATCGACTCCGTGGCCAAGCAGTACCGCGCCAACGACATGCCCGGTGGCTGGATCCTGCCCAACGATGGCTACGGCTGCGGCTACAAGCAGTTGCCGGAAACAGTGAAGGGCTTGGCCGGGTATGGTTTCCGCACCGGCCTGTGGACCGAGAACGGCGTCGACAAGATCGCCTGGGAAGTGGGCAAGGCGGGCAGCCGCGTGCAGAAGCTGGACGTGGCCTGGACCGGCAAGGGCTACCAGTTCGCGATGGACGCCAACCGCCAGGCGTTCAACGGCATCCTCGACAATTCCGATTCGCGCCCGTTCCTGTGGACGGTGATGGGCTGGGCCGGCATCCAGCGCTATGCCGTGGCCTGGACCGGCGACCAGAGCAGCAGCTGGGATTACATCCGCTGGCACGTGCCGACCCTGGTCGGTTCGGGCCTGTCCGGCATGGCCTACGCCAGTGGCGATGTCGATGCGATCTTCGGCGGCAGCGCCGAAACCTTCACCCGCGACCTGCAGTGGAAGGCGTTCACGCCGGTGCTGATGGGCATGAGCGGCTGGTCGTCGAACGCACGCAAGCACCCCTGGTGGTACGACGAACCCTATCGCAGCATCAACCGCGATTACCTGAAGTTGAAGATGCGCCTGACCCCGTACATGTACGGGCTGGTGCACGAGGCCGCGCAGACCGGCGCGCCGCCGGTGCGTGGCCTGATGTGGGACAACCCGCGCGATCCGCATGCGCAGGATGAAACCTACAAGTACCAGTTCCTGCTCGGCCGCGATCTGCTGGTCGCGCCGGTATACCGCAGCCAGGCCGCCAGCCGTGGCTGGCGCCGCGACATCCATCTGCCGGCCGGCGGCTGGATCGACTACTGGGACGGCCGCCGCGTGCAGGCCGCCGCCGATGGCCGCCAGCTTGACCGCCAGGTGGACCTGGCCACGCTGCCGGTGTTCGTGCGTGCCGGTGCGATCCTGCCGATGTACCCGTCGATGCTGTTCGACGGCGAGAAGCCGCTGGATGAAGTGACGTTCGACCTGTACCCGCAGGGCGATTCGCAGTACACGCTGTACGAAGACGATGGCAACACGCGCCGCTACCAGCAGGGCGAGTCGAGCACGCAGCAGATCCGCGTGCAGGCCCCGGCGCAGGGCAGTGGCCCGGTGCAGGTGCAGATCGATGCGGTGCAGGGTCAGTACAACGGCCAGCTGGCGCAGCGTCGTTATGGCCTGCGCGTGCTCAGCCGCCAGGCGCCGCGTGCGGTGCAGGCCGGTGGCCGTGCGCTGCCGGCGCTGGCTGATGCCGCTGCGTTCAACGGTGCGGCTGAAGGCTGGTACTTCGATGCCGCAGAACGCCGCGGCACGCTGCACGTGCGTACCGCCACCCAGGACATCCGTCAGCCGCTGCAGTTGGCTCTGGACTTTGCGGTGGCCGCCGCGGCCGCCGACGATGCCTATCCGGCCGCGCCGGTGCTGGGCCGTGAACTGCCGGCCGACAGCCTGCTGGTGGTGAATCGCCCGGCCGAAGAGCCCGGCCACGCGCTGGAAAACGCCTTCGATGATGACCCGGGTACCTGGTTCCGCAGTGTGCGCAACCAGGCCGTGCGCACCGGTGCCCACGAATGGGTGGTGGGCTTCGGCGAGCGCAGGATGATCGATGGCATCGACATCGCACCGCGCAACGACAAGAACTGGAAGCACGGCCAGGTACGCGACTATGAGGTCTACCTGGGCGACAGCAACGGCGAGTGGGGCGAGCCGATCGCGCGTGGCCGCCTGCAGTTGAAGGAAGGCGTGCAGCGCATCGACTTCCCGGCACATGCCGGACGCCTGCTGCGCTTCCGCGTGCTGAGCGTGCAGAACCCGGAAGGCGACGGCGCCAGCAGCACCGACCCGATGGTCACGGCCGCACAGGGCAGCGCCCGCGCGTTCGATGCACTGCAGCCGCGCGACGTCGGCCCGATCGCCCTGTCCACCTTCCACATCCTCGAACACCAGGAACCGGAGCGACCGGCCCGGCAGCGCTATCTCTCCGAGCTGCCGGTGCCGGCCGCGCTGGCCAGCCAGGTGCGCACCGACCAGTCCTTCCGTGGCGACGCCGGCATGCGCATGAACGGCCTGCAGTTCCGCCGTGGCCTGGGCGTCGGCGCCACCAGCCGCATCGACCTGCGCCTGCAGGGCGGCTGGCACCTGCTGCGTGCCGACCTCGGCATCGACGACGCCTGCCGCACCGCCGGTGGCCTGCAGTTCCAGGTCTGGGGCGACAACCGCCTGCTGTACGACAGCGGCCTGGTGAAGGCACCCGGCGTGGTCAAGCCGGAGCTGGACATCCGTGGCCTTTCCACCCTGAGCCTGCGCACGCTGGGTGCGCAGGGCAGCCAACCCGCCCAGGTCTGTGCCAACTGGGCCAACGCCGTGCTGATCGGCCAGGAGGGCGACTCCGCCAGCATCGTCGCCCCATGA
- a CDS encoding ROK family protein has product MAELIAHACYGIDIGGTKIELVACDAAMQVTWRRRVSTPQGDYDGFLLAVVALAAEADAALGRSDAAIGIALPGVRDRRTGRQLSANVPALTGQCVAQDLQTRLRRPLHFGNDLQCFALSEAHGGAADGYPSMFGAILGTGAGGGFCLQGRLLSGFNGLAGEWGHWSVPGHLLQRHGLPLIDCACGLQGCVERYVSGSGLAMIERHLGGGAVDASAVIALAEAGDARARQALDIHRDLLGHSLAALVLALDPHVIVLGGGLSQYAPLYQQLPAAIAAHLFNGVQVPPIVPPRFGDAGGARGAALLACQPSFS; this is encoded by the coding sequence ATGGCTGAGCTGATCGCCCACGCCTGCTACGGCATCGACATCGGCGGCACCAAGATCGAGCTGGTGGCGTGCGATGCGGCGATGCAGGTCACCTGGCGCCGCCGGGTCAGCACCCCACAGGGTGACTACGACGGCTTCCTCCTGGCGGTGGTGGCGCTGGCGGCAGAGGCAGATGCTGCACTTGGCCGCAGCGATGCGGCCATCGGCATCGCCCTGCCCGGCGTGCGCGATCGCCGCACCGGCCGCCAGCTCAGCGCGAATGTGCCTGCACTGACCGGCCAATGCGTGGCGCAGGATCTGCAGACACGGCTGCGGCGCCCGCTGCACTTCGGCAACGATCTGCAGTGCTTTGCCCTGTCTGAAGCGCACGGCGGTGCGGCTGACGGCTACCCCAGCATGTTCGGCGCCATCCTCGGCACCGGCGCCGGCGGCGGCTTCTGCCTGCAGGGCCGGCTGCTGTCCGGCTTCAATGGCCTGGCCGGCGAATGGGGCCACTGGAGCGTGCCCGGCCACCTGCTGCAGCGCCATGGCCTGCCACTGATCGACTGCGCCTGTGGCCTGCAGGGCTGCGTGGAGCGATACGTGTCCGGCAGCGGGCTGGCGATGATCGAACGCCATCTGGGTGGCGGTGCGGTGGATGCCAGCGCGGTGATCGCCCTGGCCGAGGCCGGTGATGCCCGTGCACGCCAGGCGCTGGACATCCACCGGGACCTGCTCGGCCACAGCCTGGCCGCGCTGGTGCTGGCGCTGGACCCGCACGTGATCGTGCTCGGCGGTGGCCTCTCGCAGTACGCACCGCTGTACCAGCAGCTGCCGGCGGCCATCGCCGCCCATCTGTTCAACGGCGTGCAGGTACCGCCGATCGTGCCGCCGCGCTTCGGCGATGCCGGTGGCGCACGTGGTGCCGCCCTGCTCGCCTGCCAACCCTCGTTTTCCTGA